Below is a window of Micromonospora chersina DNA.
AGGGCGGGCGTGGTGGCGGGCACCGGAGGGCACCCGTCGTCGGGCCGGCAGTCCAGTTCGTCGGGGCAGTCGACGGCGAAGGCGAACGGGCAGGTGGACAGCGGCTCGTCGAAGCCGGCCGGGAAGCCGTCGCCGCCCGCGCCGGTGAGGGTGAGCAGGTAACTGGACCAGTCCCCGCTGGAGGAGGTGCGCACCACGAGCACCCGGGCTCGCGCGGGCGCCGGCACCGCACCGGTCACCAGCGTCCGGTCGGCCGCGGTCACCCCCGGCGGCGGCCCGGCCGCCACCACGTTCGCCGGGTACGCCCAGAGCACCCGCACCGGGTTGACCCGCGGGTCGACGCGCACCCCGCCGAGGACGCGGACCCGGCCGGCGTCGAGGTCGGCGGGGACCGGGCCGCGCAGCAGGTGCACGAGGAGGGTGCGCTGGCGGGGCGCGCCGGGCACGTGGCCGGGGGTGCCGGGCCGGTTCGACAGCACCTCGACGTGGTCGATGCCGTCGAGGGCGCTCTCCCCCTCGACGAGCGCCCGGCGGGCCTCCCGGTCGAGCAGCGCCCCGGTCACGGGGTGCCGCCCACGACGGTGAGGCTGCGGCGCTCGCCGACGGTGGCCCCGGCGACCAGCGGCACGTAGCTGACGGTGACCCGCAGTTGGGCGTCGACCGCCTCGACCCGCACGTCGTCGATCTGCACGAGGTCGCCGAGCCAGCGTTGCAGGGCGCCGTGCACCAGCGCCCGGGTGGCGTGCGCCATCTCGTCGCCGGCCGGGGCGAAGACCAGCCGGTCGACGCCGCTGCCGAAGTCGGGCCGGTTGACCCGTTCCCCGGGCCGGGTGAACAGCACCGCCTCGACCAGGCCGCGCAGGTACTCCTCGTCGCCGACCAGGGCGGTGCGGCCGCGGCCGCCGACGCGCAGCGGGAAGCCGACGTGCCGGCCGGCGCTCACGTCGCCACCGCCCGGAACTGGCTGGCGGTGACGGCGAGCGGCACCCCGGTCGGCGCGCAGGTGGCCAGGCCGGAGGCCAGCACGAGGGGCTGCCCCATCGAGCGCACCCGGACGCTGCCGACGCTCCACACGCTGGTCACGCACGGACCGCCGGAGACCGGCGGGAACGGGCACGCCGCCACCGTCCACGGCGCGGCGAGCAGCACGGTGGACTGCCCGCCGACGCGTACCCGGGGGTTGGGCACGGTGGGCATCGCCTGGCCGCCGTGCGCGCAGATCACCACGGCGCCCTGGTGCACGAGGGGCCCGGGCATCACATCACCTCCAGCGCGCCGTCGTTGACCGAGACCCGCACGCCGTCGAGGACCACCTTGGTGGCGCCCGTGGACAGCTCGATCCCGCCCGGGCCCAGCACCACCTTGAGCGGGATCAGCACGGCCGGCGGCCCCACCTCGATGGTCAGGCCGCCCATCATGGGCAGGTCGCTGACCGTGACGCTCACCGAGTCGGACTGGAACACCCGCTGCTGCGGCAGCCCGGGCGCGGGCGACTCGCCGATCTGCCAGTAGCAGCCCAGTAGGACGGGGTAGTCGGGGTTGCCGCCCTCGAACGCCACCCAGGCGGCGGCGCCCACCGGCGGCAGGTTGAACCCGCCGACGCCGTTGCCGGCGTAGGGCACGCACGGCTCGGCCCAGGCCAGCCGGCCGTCGCCGAGCACCTTCGGGACGGAGACCTGCACCCGCCCGCGCAGCATCGGGTCCAGGTTCTGCTCCACCTTTCCCCGGTAGACGCCGAAGAACTGCCGGGTCATCGCCGCTCCTCCCGGGTGGTCACAGTGGGCTCCGGGGCAGCGCGGGGGTGACCGAGCCGTGGCCGTCCCGGGACAGGGTGAAGCCGAACCGGTAGCCGCCGTAGGCGAGGTCGTGCTCGACCTGGCGGACGTACCAGAGCCCGTCGTGGCTCCAGCCAGCGCCGCGCATGCCGACCAGGCCGCGCGGGCGCAGCACCGCCCCGTACCGGGCGCCGTCGGCGCTGCCCTCGGCGACCAGCGCGTCGGCGCTGCGGTCCACCTCGCCCTGCGCGCGGGCGAAGGCGGAGACCGCGTCGCTGCTGCCCTCGCGCAGCCGGCGCCGCCGCACGTCCCCGGCGTTGGCCAGGGCGAACGGCACGGCGGCCAGCGGCGGCCGGGTGCTCACCACCGCGGCGACCGGCAGCGTGACTCCGGTACGCCGGTCGTGCACCGCCCCGGTGACGGTGGCCGGCCGGGTCGCCTCGGTGCGGAAGGACACCTCCCGCACGTTGCTGTCCGAGCCCAGGTCGACGGCCAGCGCGGGCTGCGGCAGGCCGAGGCGCACCGGCGGTCCCCAGTAGAACGAGCTGATCCCGGGCACCGGGCCGGGGTCGACGTAGGTGACGTAGCCGTGCCGCTCGGCCAGTTCGGCCAGGTGTTCCAGGTCGGTGCCGTGCTGGGTGGGGATCCGGTCGATCGGCAGCGGCGGGTCGGTGACCGGCGCGGGCAGCGCCTTGGGCAGGATGCCGCGCGCCGCGTACGGGGCGAGGATCTTCAGCACGGTCAGGTAGTCGTCGAGGGCGGGGTGCTCGACGTCGCGGTCCTCGCGGTCGAGCAGGTTGCCCACGTCCTCGCCGGTGACCGTGAAGGTGGCCCGCCCGGCGCCGGTGCCCGGGTCGAGCCGGGTCTCGGTGACGATGCCGTCGAAGAGCACCTTCGGCACCACGCCGAAGGTGAGCACCAGCACGACCCGGGCGAACGGCACCAGTGGGCCGGTCGGCCCGAACGGGCTGTCCACGGCGGCCAGCGGGCCGGCCCGGCCGGCGTCGAAGACCAGGGAGAAGACGCTGCGCTCGGCGTCGCTCTCGGTGACCCGGGTGGACCGCCAGCGCTGGGCCAGGTCGACCGACAGCGGCAGCGGCACGGTCCGTCCCGCCAGGACAGTGAGCCGCAGCCCGGACCCGAGCAGCACGTCACACCCCCGGCAGTGGGATGACGATCAGCTCGCCCTCGGCGTCCGGGCCGGTCAGCGCCTCCGGGTCGAGCGCCCCGTTGGCGTCGGCGATCCGCCACCACGCGGTGGCGTCGCCCAGGTACCGGTGGCTGACCAGGTCGATCCGGTCCCCGGCGCTCACCCGGTGGGTGGCGGCGGCCCGCACGTCGCGCAGGTCCGGCAGGGGACGCCGGCGCAGGTAGCGCACCTCCCGCAGGCCGCCGGCGCCGTCGGGCACGGTCGTTCCGGCCACGGGTACGGAGTCGTAGCGCCCGGTCATGTCACGCTCCGGCCAGGTCGGTGACGGCGTCGACGGCGCCGCTGACCGCGCCCACCATGGCGAGGACCTCCTTGGCGACCAGGTGCGCGAGGTAGAGCCCGTAGCCGACGTCGGTCAGCGACAGGTCGTCGTAGGTGAGCACCTGGGCGGAGACGTCCACGGTCGCCCGGATCGGGCTGAGCGCCGGGTTGAACGCCTGCTCGGTGACGCCGAGCTGGGTGATCCGCACCGGCACCACCCGCGCCGGCCCCCAGACCAGCACCGCCATGGGCAGCTCCACCGGGAGGATCTCGATGGTCCCGGCGGCCAGCAGCACCGAGTTGGCGATCACCCGCACGCTGCCCGGGTGCAGCAGCATCTCCAGCACGGACAACTGGGGCAGGACGCCGACGGTGGCGGCCACCGGATCGCCGGTCTCCAACTGGTCGGCCGCGTCGACATCGACCGTCATGGTGATCGTCTCGGTGGGCGCGCCCCAGGCGCGGTGCGCGTCGGCGGCGCGCTGCCCGGACTCCCCGCCCGAGCGGGGCGCGATCGTGCGCTGCACCTGGTCCGGGTTGTACTGGAACACCACCACCCGGGACAGCGGCCCCAACGGGTCCACCGCGATGATGGCGCCGCGCAGGGTGCGCGGACTGCCCGGGAAGCTGCTCACGCCGCCGAGGGTCCCGCGGAGCCGTCGCCCCGCCGTCACGCCCGCGTCACGCCGGACACGGTCGGGCGCGATCCCACCGCTGTTGCGTTTCGCGCCCGATCTCCGATCCATAGATGACAGTGCTGCCCGTGGGAGGAGAGATCAGATGTCGTTCACCCGGTTACTCGCCGGCACCGCGGTGGTCACCGCACTGGTGGCGGCCGCGGCAACGCCCGCCCAGGCGGCCGTCAACGATGCGTTGTACGACAAGCAGTGGGGCCTGCGGCAGATCCACGCCGAGCAGGCCTGGGCGACCAGCACGGGAGCGGGCGTGGTCATCGCGGTGGTGGACACCGGCGTCGACCTCGGCCACCCGGATCTGGCCGCCAAGCTCGTCCCCGGCGCGACCTTCGTCGACTGCGGCCCGGCCTCGTGCGGCAACGGCGACTGGCGCGGCCCCAACGGCGTGCCCGACACCGGTGACGAGCACGGCACCCACGTGGCCGGTATCGCCGCCGCGGCGACGGGCAACGGTGTCGGTGTCGCCGGCGTCGCCCGCGACGCGAAGATCATGCCGATCAAGGTGCTGGAGGCGGGAAGCGGCAGCTTCGCCGACATCGCCGCCGGCATCCGTTACGCGGCCGACCACGGCGCCAAGGTGGTCAACCTCAGCCTCGGCGCACTGCCCGGCAGCCAGGCCCTCACCCTCACCGGCCTGGAGTCCGCGGCGACCGAGGCGATCGCGTACGCGCAGGCGAAGGGCGTTGCCGTCATCGCGGCCGCCGGCAACGAGACCGCCCCGCTGTGCGACACCCCGGCCTGGGAGGCCGGGGCGCTCTGCGTCACCGCCACCGACCGCAACGAGGTCAAGGCGTGGTACTCGAACCTGGGTGTCAAGGCCGACCTGAAGGCCGTCGCCGCGCCCGGCGGTGCCGGCCTCGTCAACTGCGACGACGACATCTGGTCCAGCGTCCCGGTGGGCGCCGGCGCGGCCACCTGCGGCCAGGGCGACTACGACGCCTACGCCGGCACGTCGATGGCCACGCCGTACGTGTCCGGGGTGGCGGCGCTGCTCGCCGCCCAGGGGCGCAGCGTGGCCAACATGTACGCGGTGCTGATGTCGACCGCCCGGACCCCGGTCGCGGGTCTGCGTGGCGTCTACACGCCGCTCTACGGCTGGGGCATCGTCGACGCCCAGGCCGCCGTGGCCGCGCCACGCACCTGAGGCGGCCGGCGCCCCCGGCCTGAGGAGTCCCACACAGCCAAGCATCCTGCCCATATGCTCGGGGACATGGCGCTCCAGCGGATGGACCACGTCGGCATCGTCGTCGGCGACCTCGAGGCCGCGGTGGCGTTCTTCGTCGAGCTCGGCATGGAGCTGGAGGGCGAGGCGGCGGTC
It encodes the following:
- a CDS encoding GPW/gp25 family protein, whose amino-acid sequence is MSAGRHVGFPLRVGGRGRTALVGDEEYLRGLVEAVLFTRPGERVNRPDFGSGVDRLVFAPAGDEMAHATRALVHGALQRWLGDLVQIDDVRVEAVDAQLRVTVSYVPLVAGATVGERRSLTVVGGTP
- a CDS encoding phage baseplate assembly protein V, which gives rise to MTRQFFGVYRGKVEQNLDPMLRGRVQVSVPKVLGDGRLAWAEPCVPYAGNGVGGFNLPPVGAAAWVAFEGGNPDYPVLLGCYWQIGESPAPGLPQQRVFQSDSVSVTVSDLPMMGGLTIEVGPPAVLIPLKVVLGPGGIELSTGATKVVLDGVRVSVNDGALEVM
- a CDS encoding S8 family serine peptidase; the protein is MSFTRLLAGTAVVTALVAAAATPAQAAVNDALYDKQWGLRQIHAEQAWATSTGAGVVIAVVDTGVDLGHPDLAAKLVPGATFVDCGPASCGNGDWRGPNGVPDTGDEHGTHVAGIAAAATGNGVGVAGVARDAKIMPIKVLEAGSGSFADIAAGIRYAADHGAKVVNLSLGALPGSQALTLTGLESAATEAIAYAQAKGVAVIAAAGNETAPLCDTPAWEAGALCVTATDRNEVKAWYSNLGVKADLKAVAAPGGAGLVNCDDDIWSSVPVGAGAATCGQGDYDAYAGTSMATPYVSGVAALLAAQGRSVANMYAVLMSTARTPVAGLRGVYTPLYGWGIVDAQAAVAAPRT